The nucleotide sequence GGGTGATCCGCAGCTGGGCGCCGTACTTGTCGGCGATGGCCTTGAACTCGTCGAGCTGGTCGACGTTCTCCCGGGTCATCACGACCGAGATCTTCGGCGCCTGGAAGCCGGCCTCGGCCAGGTTCTCCAGCGCGGTGATCGCCATGTCGAACGATCCCGGGCCGCGGACGTAGTCGTTGACCTCGGCCGTCGCGCCGTCCATCGAGATCTGGATGTCGACGTAGTCGGTCGCGGCGAGCTGCGCGGCGCGCGCCTTGTCCAGCTTCACGCCGTTGGTGGAGAACTTGACCCCGACGTCGTGCGCGATCGCGTAGTCGAGCAGCTCCCAGAAGTCCGGGCGCACGGTCGGCTCGCCGCCGCCGATGTTGATGTAGAAGACCTGCATCCGCTGCAGCTCGTCGATCACCGCCTTGGCCTCGGCGGTGGTCAGCTCACGCGGGTCGCGCCGGCCCGAGCTCGAGAGGCAGTGCACGCACGCGAGGTTGCACGCGTAGGTGAGCTCCCAGGTCAGGCAGATGGGCGAGTTCAGGCCGTACTGGAAGTGGTCGACCAGCTTCACGGGCACCTCACTGTGTGGTGGTCGGCGGTGGCGGGAGGGTCTAGCGGGAGACGATCGTGCCGGAGCGCAGCAGCCCGGCCAGGGCTTTCAGGTAGGCCTCGTGCTGGGTCTCCGGGACACCGGCGGCCTCGATCGCGGACTGCGCGTCGGGCTGGTCCCCGAGGCCCTTGACGACCTCGACCAGCTCCGGGGTCTTGAGGAAGGACAGCTTGCGGGTCGTGAAGTCGTACACCAGGGCACCGAACGGCTCGGGGCGCAGCGACACGCTCTCGCTGACCCGGTACGGCGCCGCGGGGTCGAAGGACCCCGCGGCACCGTCCGGCACCGTGGCGTCGAGCGGCTTAGTAGACACCGCACATGCCGTCGATGGAGACCTCCTCGACGAGGGTCTCCTCGACCAGGGTGTCCTCGTTCTGGTGCTCACTCATGGGCTACCTCCGCAGAAAACCGCTCTCGACGAGAGAGGTGTCCGACCGCCCCGCCGGCCGGCGTGGGCAGCAGCTCGGACGTTATTGGCACCCGGTGCCGGAAAGCAAGAACCTGCGGGGACGCCCGTCCGTTCGGACGGGAGGGCATGCTGGCCGCATGACGGTGGACGAGACGCTGCTGCACCTGTGCACCCCCGCCGAGCGGGCCGCCTACGAGCTCGCCGGACGGATCGCGCCACCCTCGCTGGACGAGGTGGGTTTCGTCCATCTGTCCACCCCGGACCAGGTCGCCCTTCCCGCGCAGCGTCTGTTCGCCGGGCGGACCGACCTGTCCCTGCTCGTCGTCGATCCGGCGGTGCTCACCGACGCCGGCGTCGAGGTCCGGTGGGAGCCCGGCGTGCCCGGCGACCCGGAGTCGATGCGCTTCCCGCACGCGTACGGCGCCGTGCCCGCGGAGGCGATCCGCGCGGTGCTGCCGTACCCGCCCGGCCCGGACGGGTTCACCGCACCGCAGCTGCCCTGAGCCCCTGACCTGGCCGGCGCCACGGCGTCCCGTCCGGTCGGACGGGGTACCTGACCGGACCGACGGACAGGGGGTCAGGTACCCGTCCGTAGCTGTTGCCAGCGATCTGCAACAGCAACTGTTGTGCTCGTCCGAACGCCAACGAGGCCGTCGAGGAGAGCCAATGGCCATCGAGCTCAACCAGATCTGGGACTTCCCGATCAAGGAGTTCCACCCGTTCCCACGGGCGCTTCTGGGGGTCGGCGCACACGACATCCTGGGCGTCGAGGCGAAGAACCTGGGCATGACGCGGGTCCTGTTCGTCACCTCCGGCCTGCGCGGCTCCGGCATCATCGAGGAGCTCAAGGGGAAGGTCGAGTACCAGGGCGTCGACGTCGTCGTCTACGACCAGGTGGAGTCCAACCCCAAGGACTACAACTGCATGGACGCCGCCGCGCTCTACACCAGCGAGCGCTGCGACGGCATCATCTCGATCGGCGGCGGTTCGTCGCACGACGCCGCGAAGGGCGCCCGCGTCGTCATCGCCCACGACGGCCGCAACATCAACGAGTTCGAGGGCTTCTCGAAGTCCACGAACATGGAGAACCCGCCGCACATCGCGGTCTCCACCACCGCGGGAACCGGGTCCGAGACGTCCTGGGCCTATGTCATCACCAACACCTCGGACATGGACAACCCGCAGAAGTGGGTCGGGTTCGACGACGCCGTCGTCACCACCCTCGCGCTGGACGACCCGCTGCTCTACTACAGCTGCCCGCAGCACTTCACCGCCTACTGCGGGTTCGACGTGCTCGCGCACGGCTCCGAGCCGTTCGTGTCCCGGCTGGACTTCGAGCCGTCCCTGGGCAACGCGCTCTACTCGATCGAGCTGGTCGGGCAGTACCTGCGCGAGGCCACCTACGAGCCGCGCAACCTCGAGGCCCGCGCCAAGATGATGCACGCGCAGTACATCGCGGCGCAGGCGTTCAACTCGGGCGGTCTGGGCCTGGTGCACTCGACGTCGCACGCGGTGTCGGCGTTCTTCGACACCCACCACGGGCTGAACAACGCGATCGCGCTGCCCCGGGTGTGGGAGTACAACCTGCCCTCGCGGTACAAGCGCTACGCCAAGATCGCGACCGCGCTCGGCGTCGACACCACGAACATGACGACCGTGCAGGCCGCGGAC is from Pseudonocardia autotrophica and encodes:
- the mftB gene encoding mycofactocin biosynthesis chaperone MftB (MftB, a small protein, is a peptide chaperone that assists the radical SAM enzyme MftC in performing two modifications to the C-terminal Val-Tyr dipeptide of the mycofactocin precursor peptide, MftA. MftB's role is analogous to the role of PqqD in the biosynthesis of PQQ, a cofactor that derives entirely from a Tyr and a Glu in the precursor PqqA.), which codes for MSTKPLDATVPDGAAGSFDPAAPYRVSESVSLRPEPFGALVYDFTTRKLSFLKTPELVEVVKGLGDQPDAQSAIEAAGVPETQHEAYLKALAGLLRSGTIVSR
- the mftA gene encoding mycofactocin precursor MftA (Mycofactocin is a small molecule electron carrier derived from the final two amino acids, Val-Tyr, of MftA, the mycofactocin precursor. It plays a role in redox homeostasis and the metabolism of alcohols and aldehydes in Actinobacteria, including Mycobacterium tuberculosis.), producing MSEHQNEDTLVEETLVEEVSIDGMCGVY
- a CDS encoding DUF952 domain-containing protein, whose amino-acid sequence is MTVDETLLHLCTPAERAAYELAGRIAPPSLDEVGFVHLSTPDQVALPAQRLFAGRTDLSLLVVDPAVLTDAGVEVRWEPGVPGDPESMRFPHAYGAVPAEAIRAVLPYPPGPDGFTAPQLP
- the mdo gene encoding NDMA-dependent methanol dehydrogenase (This methanol dehydrogenase is considered a nicotinoprotein, since its NADP cofactor remains is not dissociable, but instead remains permanently bound. A member of this family has been shown to act as a formaldehyde dismutase, able to convert two molecules of formaldehyde (plus one water molecule) into one of methanol and one of formate, with no net change in its redox state. More recently, it was shown in Mycobacterium smegmatis that this enzyme is critical to ethanol utilization, for which the biosynthesis of the cofactor-like electron carrier mycofactocin is also required.), yielding MAIELNQIWDFPIKEFHPFPRALLGVGAHDILGVEAKNLGMTRVLFVTSGLRGSGIIEELKGKVEYQGVDVVVYDQVESNPKDYNCMDAAALYTSERCDGIISIGGGSSHDAAKGARVVIAHDGRNINEFEGFSKSTNMENPPHIAVSTTAGTGSETSWAYVITNTSDMDNPQKWVGFDDAVVTTLALDDPLLYYSCPQHFTAYCGFDVLAHGSEPFVSRLDFEPSLGNALYSIELVGQYLREATYEPRNLEARAKMMHAQYIAAQAFNSGGLGLVHSTSHAVSAFFDTHHGLNNAIALPRVWEYNLPSRYKRYAKIATALGVDTTNMTTVQAADAAVEEAIRLSKDVGIPDNFGVLQSDSYDKNRMNTGKYAGRGNSIPTDEKTIHRIAEHMMGDYCTPGNPRECTVESLVPLVEHAFTKSY